In a single window of the Gossypium hirsutum isolate 1008001.06 chromosome D02, Gossypium_hirsutum_v2.1, whole genome shotgun sequence genome:
- the LOC107908084 gene encoding uncharacterized protein: MSSSGFSPAPPPVNGEGYHIWVVKMKTYLQAFDLWEVVNADVELPPLRANPTVAHIRQHSDDRAKRYKAMSYIQNSVSDLIFTMVMACETPKQAWDKLKEEFQGNEKIRHQQLLNLRRDFENLKMNESKTIKQYSDRIMAVVNSIKLLGDQFNEARIVEKVISTLPERY; the protein is encoded by the coding sequence ATGTCTTCATCAGGTTTCTCTCCAGCACCTCCACCAGTAAATGGTGAAGGTtaccacatttgggtagtgaAAATGAAGACCTATCTTCAGGCATTTGACTTGTGGGAGGTTGTCAATGCTGATGTTGAACTACCACCCTTGAGAGCTAACCCCACGGTAGCTCATATTAGGCAACACTCTGATGACAGAGCCAAGAGGTACAAGGCAATGTCTTACATTCAAAACAGTGTGTCAGACTTGATTTTCACAATGGtcatggcctgtgagactccaaaacaaGCTTGGGACAAGCTTAAAGAAGAGTTTCAAGGCAATGAAAAAATAAGACATCAACAGCTTTTAAACTTAAGAAGAGACTTTGAAAATCTGAAGATGAATGAGTCAAAGACAATTAAGCAATATTCAGATAGGATCATGGCTGTTGTGAACAGCATCAAACTGCTTGGGGACCAATTCAATGAAGCcagaatagtggagaaggttatttCAACCTTACCTGAGAGATATTAA
- the LOC107910672 gene encoding uncharacterized protein — MLRTIVEMSKSRKRSSKWDLKEERQYSLENVQDSAWFANACDRESEHGSFSPEFGRNGNKWSAIKSKHGLPSKEYLHGSKCGENNSDCATNWKTTTPCDGDETYSMKKSPTLNDRRQQNCHHSLKSDWSRSQRSRSRSRSRSRSRSPVHGIGRQPGFLEMTRNGSGVSTQICKKFMAGRCRRGSLCHFLHQDIQSHEDGSDNRQKRASVSKYITCNEDKYYLIESGRSTDCCTDYRKGNCRRGASCRSAHDGVSDGFSKGSINEISRERENNKRNKLTSPEQDVEREARKSSSIPCKYFSTGNCHNGNYCRFSHPASTECDRGQWGQSSVSSDMLLDGAELTDIDASFNVDKYGNASNGSDADVSNESEIPWTGPKWSAADASIDLHNSWAGSKQSDISVYLGASKLNKDTNEFSNCNIDERWQHGYDACGKNSESNVHCKRIDIDKEDLKKIENVGVNTGVSEPKGAEESIVAMEMSPMWNRRLHSSVDKERSHSSEPTPVGTSLRAHGKNIIEKASGHAHDEHAASQLMSIEESNFHLDHMTRGSSCAVLRSFDHPGPSSSSLPYSNLNTVRQSELSFPSNEVNVKVPQNNLLLQEEKPSNKLNIGDTNILHGNYGFPSTQNMEALNRHPIY, encoded by the exons ATGCTACGTACTATTGTTGAAATGAGCAAAAGCAGAAAGCGCTCTTCCAAGTGGGATTTAAAAGAGGAACGTCAATATTCTCTTGAAAATGTACAAGACAGTGCTTGGTTCGCGAACGCCTGTGATAGAGAATCAGAACATGGATCCTTCTCCCCAGAGTTCGGTAGGAATGGCAACAAGTGGTCTGCTATTAAATCTAAGCATGGACTGCCTTCAAAGGAATATTTACATGGAAGCAAATGTGGTGAAAACAATAGCGACTGTGCCACAAATTGGAAAACTACAACTCCATGTGACGGTGATGAGACTTACAGCATGAAAAAGTCTCCTACTCTTAATGACCGGAGGCAACAAAATTGCCACCATTCTCTTAAAAGTGATTGGAGCAGGTCTCAAAG AAGCAGGAGTAGGAGCCGAAGTAGAAGTCGTAGTAGAAGCCCAGTTCATGGCATTGGGCGGCAACCGGGATTCCTTGAGATGACCAGAAACGGATCTGGAGTGTCAACTCAAATATGTAAAAAATTTATGGCTGGGAGATGCAGGAGAGGCAGTCTGTGTCATTTTCTTCACCAAGATATTCAAAGCCATGAGGATGGTTCGGATAATAGGCAAAAGAGAGCTAGTGTTTCAAAATATATTACTTGCAATGAAGATAAATATTACCTTATTGAGAGTGGAAGATCTACTGATTGTTGTACTGATTACCGGAAAGGTAACTGTCGCAGAGGTGCATCATGTAGATCTGCTCATGATGGTGTTTCTGATGGCTTCAGCAAAGGATCAATAAATGAGATAAGTAGAGAAAGGGAAAATAATAAGAGGAACAAACTTACATCTCCAGAGCAAGATGTTGAGCGTGAAGCTCGAAAAAGCAGTAGTATACCTTGCAAGTACTTTTCTACTGGAAATTGTCATAATGGAAACTATTGTAGGTTTTCTCATCCTGCAAGTACTGAATGTGATAGGGGTCAGTGGGGTCAAAGTTCTGTTAGTTCGGATATGTTGCTTGATGGGGCAGAGCTGACAGATATAGATGCTTCATTCAATGTAGACAAATATGGGAATGCTTCAAACGGGAGTGATGCTGATGTGTCAAATGAATCTGAGATACCCTGGACTGGTCCAAAATGGAGTGCTGCTGATGCTTCAATTGATCTTCACAACTCATGGGCTGGTTCAAAACAGAGTGATATAAGTGTCTACTTGGGGGCTTCAAAGTTGAACAAGGACACAAACGAATTCTCTAATTGTAACATAGATGAGAGATGGCAGCATGGATATGATGCCTGTGGAAAGAACAGTGAGTCTAATGTGCACTGTAAAAGAATTGATATTGATAAGGAGGATCTGAAGAAGATAGAAAATGTTGGTGTTAATACGGGTGTCTCTGAACCAAAAGGTGCTGAAGAGTCAATTGTTGCTATGGAAATGTCCCCTATGTGGAATCGCAGGCTCCACTCTTCTGTCGATAAGGAAAGGTCTCATAGTTCAGAACCCACTCCTGTGGGCACATCCCTACGAGCTCATGGAAAGAATATAATTGAAAAGGCCTCGGGTCATGCACATGATGAGCATGCAGCTTCACAGCTAATGTCGATAGAGGAATCGAACTTTCATCTAGACCACATGACAAGGGGTAGCAGTTGTGCAGTATTGCGAAGTTTTGACCATCCTGGGCCAAGTTCAAGTTCTTTACCTTATTCAAACTTAAACACAGTCAGACAAAGTGAACTGTCATTCCCTTCTAATGAAGTAAATGTTAAAGTTCCACAAAACAACCTGCTGCTTCAGGAGGAAAAACCTAGCAACAAACTAAATATTGGGGATACAAATATATTACATGGTAATTATGGATTTCCGTCAACTCAGAACATGGAAGCATTGAATAGGCACCCAATTTACTAA